Proteins from one Deinococcus aestuarii genomic window:
- a CDS encoding SRPBCC family protein yields the protein MAQTTASGSQVSPQNSSPAERLLFGGLGVGLILLSLRQKGNSGVFLGTSGALLLSGAAMGRSVGSAVTQVRRTEDDQIAVARAVTIGKPVDELYAFWRDFENLPRFMDHLESVKVQDGDGRRSHWVAKAPAGTTVEWDAEITGDEPGRRIAWRSLEGATVPNEGHVEFRPAPGDWGTEIHVSLTYRPPGGTLGAVVARLLGEDPGVQVGEDLRRLKRLLEVGQEPTTEGQPSARKGVMKAEAKMYDNRRSS from the coding sequence ATGGCGCAGACAACGGCGAGCGGGTCGCAGGTCAGCCCGCAGAACTCCAGCCCCGCCGAGCGGCTGCTCTTCGGCGGCCTGGGCGTGGGGTTGATTCTCCTGAGCCTGCGGCAGAAGGGAAATTCGGGCGTCTTCCTGGGCACGAGCGGCGCCCTGCTCCTCTCGGGCGCGGCGATGGGGCGCAGCGTCGGCAGCGCCGTCACCCAGGTCCGCCGCACGGAGGACGACCAGATCGCCGTGGCGCGGGCCGTCACCATCGGCAAGCCGGTGGACGAGCTGTACGCCTTCTGGCGCGACTTCGAGAACCTGCCGCGCTTCATGGACCACCTCGAATCCGTCAAGGTGCAGGATGGCGACGGCCGACGCTCGCACTGGGTCGCCAAGGCCCCGGCGGGCACGACCGTGGAGTGGGACGCGGAGATCACCGGGGACGAGCCCGGGCGCCGGATCGCGTGGCGCTCGCTGGAGGGGGCGACCGTTCCCAACGAGGGACACGTGGAGTTCCGGCCCGCGCCGGGGGACTGGGGCACCGAGATCCACGTGTCGCTGACCTACCGCCCGCCGGGAGGCACCCTGGGCGCGGTGGTCGCGCGGCTGCTCGGCGAGGACCCGGGCGTGCAGGTGGGAGAGGACCTGCGGCGGCTCAAGCGGCTGCTGGAGGTCGGGCAGGAACCCACGACCGAGGGGCAGCCCAGCGCCCGCAAGGGCGTGATGAAGGCGGAGGCGAAGATGTACGACAACCGGAGAAGCTCGTGA
- a CDS encoding glycoside hydrolase family 2 TIM barrel-domain containing protein, whose amino-acid sequence MRHSTHPEPLLERDHWRDLNGTWRFAFDDEGRWFRPDEVVFDREIVVPYAPESRRSGIHDEGFHPTVWYGTTLHLTAEECAGRVLLHFGAVDYRATVWANGHVVALHEGGHTPFTAEITEHARAGEPVEIVVRAQDNPHDLAKPRGKQDWQREPHSIWYPRTTGIWQTVWLEWVPETHLRRLRWSADMESWEIGVNLQVSGPLPADLSVRVRLYRDHDLLADDRYAVRHPEVSRRIALSDPGIDDFRNDLLWSPGHPQLLDARVDLMQGDTVIDRVYSYTALRSVQVKGNRFLLNGRPYYLKMVLDQGYWPDGIMSASDDELRRDVELTRQLGFNGARKHQKIESPRWLYWCDRLGLLVWEEMPSPYRFTQVAVQRLVREWTEVVERDISHPCIVAWVPFNESWGVPDLPTNPAHRDYVRTLYHLTKTFDPTRPVIGNDGWEHVATDIITIHDYADDPEDLRRRYGTLESTRISLQQQQPADRVITLSGFQAAEQPVVLSEFGGIAYIPDQSNGWGYSESQSEVDFVEDYTTLLAAIHECHGLSGFCYTQLTDTFQEKNGLLYEDRTPKADLLKLAKSTQGRRTAREMTIDPLMNPFGNSPRWLNRQYSALVAGEEVAPLDPGGLVTGEASED is encoded by the coding sequence TTGCGCCACTCCACCCACCCCGAACCGCTGCTGGAGCGCGACCACTGGCGCGACCTGAACGGCACCTGGCGCTTTGCCTTCGACGACGAGGGCCGCTGGTTCCGCCCCGACGAGGTTGTGTTCGACCGGGAGATCGTGGTGCCCTACGCGCCGGAAAGCCGCCGCAGCGGGATTCACGACGAGGGCTTTCACCCGACCGTGTGGTACGGCACGACCCTGCACCTCACTGCCGAGGAGTGCGCGGGCCGGGTGCTGCTGCACTTCGGGGCAGTGGACTACCGGGCGACCGTGTGGGCGAACGGGCACGTCGTCGCCCTGCACGAGGGCGGGCACACGCCCTTCACGGCCGAGATCACCGAGCACGCGCGCGCGGGCGAGCCGGTCGAGATCGTGGTGCGCGCGCAGGACAATCCCCACGACCTCGCCAAGCCGCGCGGCAAGCAGGACTGGCAGCGCGAACCGCACTCGATCTGGTACCCCCGCACGACCGGCATCTGGCAGACCGTCTGGCTGGAGTGGGTGCCCGAGACGCACCTGCGGAGGCTGCGCTGGTCCGCCGACATGGAGAGCTGGGAGATCGGGGTCAACCTGCAAGTCTCCGGCCCCCTCCCCGCCGATCTGAGCGTGCGCGTGCGGCTCTACCGCGACCATGACCTCCTCGCCGACGACCGCTACGCCGTGCGCCACCCCGAGGTCAGCCGCCGGATCGCGCTCTCCGACCCCGGCATCGACGACTTCCGCAACGATTTGCTGTGGAGCCCGGGTCACCCCCAGCTCCTCGACGCGCGGGTGGACCTGATGCAGGGCGACACCGTGATCGACCGGGTGTACTCGTACACGGCGCTCAGATCGGTGCAGGTCAAGGGCAACCGCTTCCTGCTCAACGGGCGGCCCTACTACCTCAAGATGGTGCTCGACCAGGGCTACTGGCCGGACGGGATCATGAGCGCCAGCGACGACGAGCTGCGCCGCGACGTGGAGCTCACCCGTCAGCTCGGCTTCAACGGGGCCAGAAAACACCAGAAGATCGAGAGCCCGCGCTGGCTGTACTGGTGCGACCGCCTGGGCCTCCTCGTGTGGGAGGAGATGCCCAGCCCCTACCGCTTTACCCAGGTGGCGGTGCAGCGCCTCGTGCGCGAGTGGACCGAGGTCGTCGAGCGCGACATCTCGCACCCCTGCATCGTGGCGTGGGTGCCCTTCAACGAGTCGTGGGGGGTGCCCGACCTCCCCACCAACCCGGCCCACCGCGACTATGTGCGCACGCTCTACCACCTCACCAAGACCTTCGACCCCACCCGGCCCGTGATCGGCAACGACGGCTGGGAGCATGTGGCGACCGATATCATCACCATCCACGACTACGCCGACGACCCCGAGGACCTGCGGCGGCGTTACGGCACCCTGGAGTCCACCCGGATCTCCCTCCAGCAGCAGCAGCCTGCCGACCGGGTGATCACCCTGAGCGGCTTCCAGGCGGCCGAGCAGCCCGTCGTCCTCTCCGAGTTCGGCGGGATCGCCTACATCCCGGACCAGTCGAACGGCTGGGGCTACAGCGAGTCGCAGAGCGAGGTGGACTTCGTGGAGGACTACACGACCCTCCTGGCGGCGATCCACGAGTGCCACGGGCTGTCGGGCTTTTGCTACACCCAGCTCACCGACACCTTTCAGGAGAAAAACGGCCTGCTGTACGAGGACCGTACCCCCAAGGCCGACCTCCTCAAACTCGCCAAGAGCACCCAGGGCCGCCGCACCGCCCGCGAGATGACCATCGACCCCCTGATGAACCCCTTCGGCAACTCGCCGCGCTGGCTCAACCGCCAGTACAGCGCCCTCGTCGCGGGCGAGGAGGTGGCCCCCCTTGATCCCGGCGGCCTGGTCACGGGCGAGGCCTCCGAGGACTGA
- a CDS encoding zinc-dependent alcohol dehydrogenase produces the protein MKAVVWQGINRVQVETVPDPELLQPTDAIVRVTATAICGSDLHLVDGYVPSMVHGDILGHEFMGEVVEVGSEVRDVKVGDRVVVPFPISCGKCWYCHHGLTSLCDNTNPNPKLAEALWGYAGAGLYGYSHITGGYAGGQAQFARTVYADQNLYKVPEGLTDEQVLFLTDILPTGYMGAENCNIHPGDVVAVFGCGPVGLFGIMSAFVLGAGRVIAIDRFPERLDMARQLGAETLNYEEDAVFERLKEMTGGRGPDSVMDAVGLESHAGGPGGVADAVKQTTRVLESDRPHALRAAIMACRKGGTVSVPGVYGGLADKIPVGAFMNKGLTMRTGQTHVHRYLDTLTGYIERGEIDPTRIITHRLSLEEAPHAYEIFKHKHDGCIKCVLDPWADPKDHEPTKAP, from the coding sequence GTGAAGGCCGTCGTCTGGCAGGGCATCAACCGGGTGCAGGTGGAGACGGTGCCCGACCCCGAGCTGCTGCAACCCACCGACGCCATCGTGCGGGTGACGGCGACCGCGATCTGCGGCTCGGACCTGCACCTCGTGGACGGCTACGTGCCCAGCATGGTCCACGGCGACATCCTGGGCCACGAGTTTATGGGTGAGGTCGTGGAGGTGGGCAGCGAGGTCCGCGACGTGAAGGTGGGCGACCGGGTGGTCGTGCCCTTCCCGATCTCGTGCGGCAAGTGCTGGTACTGCCACCACGGCCTGACTTCCCTTTGCGACAACACCAACCCGAACCCCAAGCTTGCCGAGGCGCTGTGGGGCTACGCGGGAGCGGGTCTGTACGGCTACTCGCACATCACGGGCGGCTACGCGGGCGGGCAGGCGCAGTTCGCGCGCACCGTCTACGCCGACCAGAACCTCTACAAAGTGCCGGAGGGGCTGACCGACGAGCAGGTCCTCTTCCTCACCGACATCCTGCCGACCGGGTACATGGGGGCCGAGAACTGCAACATCCACCCCGGCGACGTGGTGGCCGTGTTCGGCTGTGGGCCGGTGGGGCTGTTCGGCATCATGAGTGCCTTTGTCCTCGGAGCTGGGCGCGTCATCGCCATCGACCGCTTCCCCGAGCGTCTGGACATGGCCCGGCAACTGGGCGCGGAGACGCTGAACTACGAAGAGGATGCCGTCTTCGAGCGCCTCAAGGAGATGACCGGCGGGCGCGGCCCCGACTCCGTGATGGACGCCGTGGGCCTCGAATCCCACGCGGGCGGCCCCGGCGGCGTGGCCGACGCGGTGAAGCAGACCACCCGCGTGCTCGAAAGCGACCGCCCCCACGCCCTGCGCGCGGCGATCATGGCCTGTCGCAAGGGCGGGACCGTCAGCGTCCCCGGCGTATACGGCGGGCTGGCGGACAAGATTCCGGTGGGCGCCTTCATGAACAAGGGCCTCACCATGCGGACCGGGCAGACGCACGTCCACCGCTACCTCGACACCCTGACCGGCTATATCGAGCGCGGCGAGATCGATCCCACCCGGATCATCACCCACCGCCTGAGCCTCGAAGAGGCGCCCCACGCCTACGAGATCTTCAAGCACAAGCACGACGGCTGCATCAAGTGCGTCCTCGACCCCTGGGCCGACCCCAAGGATCACGAGCCGACGAAGGCGCCGTAA
- a CDS encoding allantoinase — MYDLLIRGGHVVGEDGVTVADLGVEGGRIVEVAPELAGEAREELDARGLHVFPGVVDVHVHFNEPGRTDWEGLATGSRALVAGGGTTFADMPLNSSPPVLDRATFDAKRQAAERESYADFALWGGLTPRNLDRLPDLAEAGVVGFKAFMSHSGLEEFESPDDYTLYEGMRRARDLDRLIALHAESDSITQGLSAHIRAAGGRDVRDYLRSRPAIAEVEAVGRALLLAEETGARLHLVHLSTGRAVALAAEARSRGVDVSVETCPHYLCFTGEDMERLGAVLKCAPPLRDRAEVDALWTAIREGRIDTIGSDHSPSTLDLKERDDFFEVWGGVGGVQSTLSAVLTEGRSRGLTLPHIARLLARTPAERFGLAGKGRLEPGADADLVLVDLDAEWVHTQGDLHTRWKYSPYLGRAFRGRVRRTLLRGQTVYLEGQFPTSPQGRFLRPAAPIPQEEPA, encoded by the coding sequence ATGTACGACCTGCTGATCCGCGGCGGTCACGTCGTCGGCGAGGATGGCGTCACCGTTGCCGACCTCGGCGTGGAGGGTGGGCGCATCGTCGAGGTCGCCCCGGAACTGGCGGGGGAAGCCCGCGAGGAGCTGGACGCGCGCGGCCTGCACGTCTTCCCCGGCGTCGTGGACGTGCACGTCCATTTCAACGAGCCGGGCCGCACCGACTGGGAGGGCCTCGCCACCGGCAGCCGCGCCCTGGTGGCCGGGGGCGGAACGACCTTTGCAGACATGCCGCTCAACAGCTCTCCGCCCGTGCTCGACCGCGCGACCTTCGACGCCAAGCGGCAGGCGGCGGAACGCGAGTCGTACGCGGACTTCGCCCTCTGGGGCGGGCTCACCCCCCGCAATCTGGACCGGCTGCCCGACCTCGCCGAGGCTGGAGTCGTCGGCTTCAAGGCCTTCATGAGCCACAGCGGCCTGGAGGAGTTCGAGTCGCCCGACGACTACACCCTCTACGAGGGCATGAGGCGGGCGCGCGACCTGGACCGCCTCATCGCCCTGCACGCGGAGAGCGACTCGATCACGCAGGGCCTCTCGGCGCACATCCGGGCAGCAGGAGGTCGGGACGTGCGCGACTACCTCCGCAGCCGCCCCGCCATCGCGGAGGTCGAGGCCGTCGGGCGGGCCCTGCTGCTCGCCGAGGAGACGGGCGCGCGGCTGCACCTTGTCCATCTCTCCACCGGGCGGGCGGTCGCGCTGGCCGCCGAGGCGAGATCGCGCGGCGTGGACGTGAGCGTGGAGACCTGCCCGCACTACCTCTGCTTCACCGGCGAGGACATGGAGCGTCTGGGTGCGGTGCTGAAATGTGCGCCACCGCTGCGGGACCGGGCCGAGGTGGACGCGCTGTGGACCGCCATCCGCGAGGGCCGTATCGACACCATCGGCTCCGACCACTCACCCAGCACGCTCGACCTCAAGGAGCGAGACGACTTCTTCGAGGTCTGGGGTGGCGTCGGCGGCGTGCAGTCCACGCTGAGCGCCGTGCTCACCGAGGGGCGGTCAAGGGGGCTTACCCTGCCCCACATCGCCCGCCTGCTCGCCCGTACTCCCGCCGAACGTTTCGGTCTGGCGGGGAAGGGCCGCCTGGAACCCGGTGCCGACGCCGACCTCGTGCTCGTGGACCTCGACGCCGAGTGGGTTCACACGCAAGGCGACCTGCACACCCGCTGGAAGTACAGCCCTTACCTGGGGCGCGCCTTCCGGGGCCGGGTGCGCCGCACGCTGCTGCGCGGACAGACCGTGTACCTGGAGGGCCAGTTCCCGACTTCCCCCCAGGGCCGCTTCCTCCGTCCCGCCGCCCCCATTCCCCAGGAGGAACCCGCTTGA
- a CDS encoding ABC transporter ATP-binding protein — protein sequence MTVPLLDVRGLHTRYGRVEALGGVSVQVPAGHIVSVIGANGAGKTTLLNSVMGVLPSQGEVSYAGESLRGVPLEGRVSRGISLVPERRDLFASMTVADNLQLGAYSRRRENWRADLEDVYTRFPRLRERRTQLAGTLSGGEQQMLAIGRALMGKPRLLLLDEPSLGLAPLIVRDILRIVQGLRDGGVTILLVEQNARASLAISDEAYVLETGQVKMQGPAAELARNPELTASYLGGR from the coding sequence GTGACGGTGCCGCTCCTCGACGTGCGGGGGCTGCACACCCGTTACGGGCGCGTGGAGGCGCTCGGCGGCGTGAGCGTGCAGGTCCCCGCCGGGCACATCGTCAGCGTGATCGGCGCCAACGGGGCGGGCAAGACCACCCTGCTGAACTCGGTCATGGGCGTGTTGCCGTCGCAGGGCGAGGTCAGCTACGCGGGCGAGTCCCTGCGCGGCGTGCCCCTCGAGGGCCGGGTCTCCCGGGGCATCAGCCTCGTCCCCGAGCGCCGTGACCTCTTCGCCTCCATGACGGTGGCGGACAACCTGCAACTCGGAGCCTACAGCCGCCGCCGCGAGAACTGGCGTGCGGACCTCGAAGACGTGTACACCCGCTTTCCCCGGTTGCGCGAGCGCCGCACCCAGCTCGCGGGGACCTTATCGGGCGGTGAGCAGCAGATGCTGGCCATCGGCCGGGCGCTGATGGGCAAGCCGAGGCTCCTGCTGCTGGACGAGCCTTCCCTCGGCCTCGCGCCCCTGATCGTGCGCGACATCCTGCGGATCGTGCAGGGGCTCCGGGACGGGGGCGTCACCATCCTCCTCGTCGAGCAGAACGCGCGGGCCAGCCTCGCCATCAGCGACGAGGCGTACGTGCTGGAGACGGGGCAGGTGAAGATGCAGGGCCCCGCCGCCGAACTCGCCCGCAACCCGGAGTTGACGGCGAGTTACCTGGGGGGACGGTAA
- a CDS encoding NAD-dependent malic enzyme, whose protein sequence is MTTTEDRLPLTTHYDVRRDAAGHRYLEPFVQGFDLTRIPLLNKGTAFTEEEREALGLDGLIAPQVDALETLVGRLYRDYVRVQEPLDKHVFLRNLQDRNEVLFYALLAAHVEEMLPIVYTPTVGLAVQNFSQIYRVPRGLTLSTRTVERAEGALANVPLNDVRIIVATDSSAILGIGDQGFGGMGISIGKLSLYVVAGGVGPDRTLPVELDVGTNRQDLIDDPDYLGVHHRRLTGDEYLAFVDRFVEATRKRYPKAIIQWEDFSRDAAFTVLERYRKVVPSFNDDIQGTGAVVLAGVLNACRLKGERLRDQRLVIHGAGAGGIGVTDALRRGLVRDGLTDEEARARLFVLDQTGLLLTDRELDGYKRPYAHDPASLGFAYPGRAPGLLETVRGARATVLVGLSGVAGAFGEDVVRAVQANTSRPIVFPLSNPTAHCEALPEDVLRWTDGAALVATGSPFAPVELGGQAYPVGQGNNAFIFPGLGFGSVLAGVREITDEMVLESAYALADYTARVHPDRLYPPVAELPAASVEVAVRVTRQALRDGVAQETGLNELDEQALIEFVRTRFWKPKYLPFRVP, encoded by the coding sequence ATGACCACCACCGAGGACCGCTTGCCCCTCACCACCCACTACGACGTGCGCCGCGACGCTGCCGGGCACCGCTATCTGGAACCCTTCGTCCAGGGCTTCGACCTGACCCGCATCCCGCTCCTGAACAAGGGGACGGCCTTCACCGAGGAGGAGCGGGAGGCGCTGGGGCTCGACGGCCTGATCGCGCCGCAGGTGGACGCCCTGGAGACGCTGGTGGGCCGTCTGTACCGCGATTACGTGCGTGTTCAGGAGCCGCTCGACAAACACGTCTTCCTGCGCAACCTGCAAGACCGCAACGAGGTGCTGTTCTACGCCCTGCTCGCCGCGCACGTCGAGGAGATGCTGCCCATCGTGTACACGCCGACGGTGGGCCTGGCCGTGCAGAACTTCAGCCAGATCTACCGGGTGCCGCGCGGCCTCACGCTCTCGACGCGCACGGTCGAGCGGGCGGAGGGGGCGCTGGCGAACGTGCCCCTCAACGACGTGCGGATCATCGTGGCGACCGACTCCAGCGCCATTCTCGGCATCGGGGACCAGGGCTTCGGGGGCATGGGGATCAGCATCGGCAAGCTGAGCCTGTACGTCGTCGCGGGGGGCGTGGGGCCCGACAGGACCCTGCCCGTCGAACTCGACGTGGGGACGAACCGGCAGGACCTGATCGACGACCCCGATTACCTCGGCGTCCACCACCGCCGCCTGACCGGGGACGAGTACCTGGCCTTCGTGGACCGCTTCGTGGAGGCGACCCGGAAGCGGTATCCCAAGGCGATCATCCAGTGGGAGGACTTCTCGCGCGACGCGGCTTTCACCGTGCTGGAGCGGTACCGCAAGGTGGTGCCGAGCTTCAACGACGACATCCAGGGAACCGGCGCGGTCGTTCTCGCGGGTGTGCTGAACGCCTGCCGCCTGAAGGGCGAACGCCTGCGCGACCAGCGCCTCGTGATTCACGGGGCCGGGGCGGGCGGGATCGGCGTGACGGACGCGCTGCGGCGGGGCCTGGTGCGCGACGGCCTGACCGACGAGGAGGCCCGCGCCCGCCTGTTCGTCCTCGACCAGACCGGCCTGCTGCTCACCGACCGCGAGCTGGACGGCTACAAGCGGCCCTACGCGCACGATCCGGCGAGCCTCGGCTTCGCGTACCCGGGCCGCGCGCCGGGACTGCTGGAAACGGTGCGCGGGGCAAGGGCGACGGTCCTGGTTGGCCTGTCGGGCGTCGCCGGAGCCTTCGGCGAGGACGTGGTGCGGGCCGTCCAGGCAAACACGTCGCGGCCCATCGTCTTTCCCCTGTCCAACCCGACCGCCCACTGCGAGGCCCTGCCGGAGGACGTGCTGCGCTGGACGGACGGCGCGGCGCTCGTGGCGACCGGCAGCCCCTTCGCCCCGGTGGAATTGGGGGGCCAGGCGTACCCGGTCGGCCAGGGCAACAACGCCTTCATCTTCCCCGGACTGGGCTTCGGATCGGTCCTGGCGGGCGTGCGCGAGATCACGGACGAGATGGTGCTGGAATCCGCCTACGCGCTCGCCGACTACACCGCCCGGGTGCATCCCGACCGCCTCTACCCGCCCGTCGCGGAACTGCCCGCCGCCAGCGTGGAGGTCGCCGTACGTGTGACCCGGCAGGCGTTGCGGGACGGCGTGGCCCAGGAGACCGGGTTGAACGAGCTCGACGAGCAAGCGCTGATCGAGTTCGTCCGCACCCGGTTCTGGAAACCGAAGTATCTGCCCTTCCGGGTACCCTAG
- the allE gene encoding (S)-ureidoglycine aminohydrolase → MTLKQLGQTRSVVAPEFALLTPETFIRTTVAEWKNTACMVHIAPVIGQGARFTQFTAEMGPGAEAVSPPKDIQRFVFVLNGEVELSVNGETHRLTEYGYAYLPAGTDHTLRAENAARVSVFEKRFHPQLEGLPAPAVFLGNERQVPGTEFEGDPGLIARKLLPDEPSFDFIVTTMSYAPGATLPYVEIHYMEHGLLMLEGEGIYRLGERFLPVTRGDVIWMGAHCPQWYGALGKTWSKYLLYKDMNRHPLDIR, encoded by the coding sequence TTGACCCTCAAACAGCTTGGACAGACCCGCAGCGTCGTCGCGCCCGAGTTCGCGCTGCTCACGCCCGAGACGTTCATCCGCACGACCGTCGCCGAGTGGAAGAACACCGCCTGCATGGTCCACATCGCCCCCGTGATCGGCCAAGGCGCCCGCTTCACCCAGTTCACGGCGGAGATGGGACCGGGCGCGGAGGCGGTCTCCCCGCCGAAGGACATCCAGCGCTTCGTCTTCGTCCTGAACGGCGAGGTCGAACTCTCGGTGAACGGCGAGACCCACCGCCTGACCGAGTACGGCTACGCCTACCTCCCCGCCGGGACCGACCACACCCTGCGCGCCGAGAACGCGGCCCGCGTGAGCGTGTTCGAGAAGCGCTTTCACCCGCAACTGGAAGGCTTGCCCGCCCCCGCAGTCTTCCTCGGCAACGAGCGTCAGGTGCCCGGCACCGAGTTCGAGGGCGATCCCGGCCTGATCGCCCGCAAGCTGCTCCCCGACGAGCCCAGCTTCGACTTCATCGTGACCACCATGAGCTACGCGCCGGGCGCCACCCTGCCCTACGTCGAGATTCACTACATGGAACACGGACTGCTGATGCTGGAGGGCGAGGGCATCTACCGCCTCGGCGAACGCTTCCTGCCCGTGACGCGGGGCGACGTGATCTGGATGGGGGCGCACTGCCCGCAGTGGTACGGCGCCCTCGGGAAGACGTGGAGCAAATACCTCCTCTACAAGGACATGAACCGCCACCCGCTCGACATCCGGTAA